The window TCCTcagcctcctcgacgtcgaggatcCCGCCGGCAagatcctcgtcgacctcgcccagCAGCAGGACAAGGAAGTGGGCGACGGCACGACGTCGGTCGtgctcatcgccgccgagcttctgCGAAGGGGCAACGAGCTGATGAAGAACCGCATCCACCCGACAACCATCATCACCGGCTACCGATTAGCCCTGCGAGAGGCCGTCAAGTACCTCAACGAAAACATCAGCATCAAGGTCGAGAACCTCGGGCGGGACTCGCTCATGAACATCGCCAAGACGTCCATGTCCAGCAAGATCATCGGCGCCGATTCCGACTTCTTCGCGAGCATGGTGGTCGATGCCATGCTGGCGGTCAAATCGACCAACAATCGAAACGAGACCAAGTACCccgtcaaggccatcaaCATCCTCAAGGCCCACGGCAAGGGCGTCCGCGAGTCGACCTTGATCAAGGGCTACGCTCTCAACtgcaccgtcgcctcgcaAGCCATGCCGACCATCGTCAAGGACGCGAAAATCGCCCTCCTGGACATGAACCTGCAGAAGGAGAGGATGAAGATGGGCGTTCAgatcaccgtcgacgacccccAACAACTGGAGCAGATTCGCGCGCGCGAGTCCGGCATGGTCCTCGAGAGGGTCGACATGATCCTCAAGGCCGGCGCCAACGTCATCCTGACGACCAAGGGCATCGACGACTTGTGCCTGAAGATGTTTGTCGAGCGCGGCGCCATGGGCGTGAGGAGATGCAAGAAGGAGGACCTGCGACGCATCGCGAGAGCCACGGGCGGCACCCTCCTCAGCACTCTGTCCGACCTCAACGGCGACGAGAAGTTTGACCCCTCCTACCTGGGCCATGCCGAGGAAGTCGTCCAGGAGCGCATCTCGGATGACGAGTGCATCCTCGTCAAGGGAACCAAggccttctcctcggcctcttGCATCCTGCGCGGGCCCAACGACTTTACgctcgacgagatggagcGGTCCATCCACGACTCGCTCTGCGCCGTCAAGAGGACGCTGGAGAGCGGCAGCATAGTtcccggcggcggtgccgtcgagacggcccTGCACATCTACCTCGAGGAGTttgccggcaccgtcggctcCCGCGAGCAGCTGGCCATCGGCGAGTTCGCACAgtccctcctcgtcatccccAAGACTCTCGCCGTCAACGCGGCCAAGGACagcgccgagctcgtcgcccagcTGCGATCCCGGCACGCCCTCTCACAACGAACCCaggagggcgacggcagcgaggacgagaagatCATCGCCAAGAAGAAGGGCTACAAGAACTACGGCCTCGACCTGATGCGCGGAAAGGTGGTGGACGAGCTGAAGCTCGGCGTGCTCGAGCCCAGCATGAGCAAGGTGCGGCAGCTCAagagcgccgtcgaggcttGCATCAGCATCATGCGGATCGATACCCTCATCAAGCTGGACCCGGAGCAGAGGCAGGATGACGGCCACGACCATTAGAGATGGGGCGGTTGTATTTAGGCGGCATGCACAGTAGAACTCGCGCAAAAATTCGCGCACTCTCCTGCACACGGCCATGTAAAGGAGGCATGGGGACACTTGGCATGTGACGAAGACCGGGCCATGGGCAACGCTCTGGAGACACGGACACGGGGATTCCTCCGCCGTAGGCTTGATAGAACGTTGTATTTTATACAATGCGCATAACCCCCCATGGGAGATTCAGGAGTGGCATCCACCAAAGACATGACTCTTGCTCTTCTCCTCCGACGAACTTTCCGGCTTGTCATCCTCGACACTCTATCGCGCCGAACCGGCCGTCGTATTCATACACCCGTACGTAGCCCCCGCTTTAGCCGATGATCAGCAGACCGTCCTCGGGGAAGTCGTACTCGGGAATCTCGAGGTTGAGGGGAGCAGGTCCCTTTCTTATCCGGCCGGAGATGTCGTAGTGAGAGCCGTGGCAGGGGCAGAACCAGCCGCCAaagtcgccggcctcgccgatggGAACGCAACCCAAGTGCGTGCAGACGCCTAGAATTGTCAGCATTGATCATCAACGGCGCATGGCGCCGAGAGCCCAAGGGGACCATACCCAACATGATCAGCCACTCGGGCTTCTTGAcacggtcgtcgtcggcctgggGGTCACGAAGAGACGACACATTGACCGCGTTGGCCTGGTCGATCTCGCTCTGGGTTCGGTGTCGGATGAAGACGGGCTTGCCACGCCACTTGATGATTACCTGAGGGGCGTTAGAAATAGTTCcatccaccaccatcaccggcCTGGCACTCACATTCTTGCCCTCGGGGATGGCGTTCAGGTCAacctcgaccttggccatggctAGGACAtcggacgacgccgacatgcTGACAAGGAATTCTGCTCACGCGTCAGCAAGCCTATCCATGCGCACGTCCACcatctcctccatcgcccCCAAGTGACGCCCATCACAGCCGGGGGACTCTGCGGTCCTCCCAGCAGCTCAATGGCAGATGCACTCGACCTCGGACGCGGACGTACCTTGAACGGTGCTCttcgcgccggcggccgtcaaGGCACCCATGGCGCCGACCATGAAGTAGGAAAACAGCTTGTTGTTCGCCGGGGCGCTCTTGGAAATGTACTTTCCAAAGTCGGGGATCTTGTTGCCCTTGTGCTCGCTGCCCTTGAAGGGGCTCGTGTACGAAGTCGTGGCGCTGTTGTCGGCCCGGACGGCCGTGGTGCTGAGCGAACGCACCGCCGGCACGATTGGCTGCCGGACGGCGGAGCGCAGGCACACGCGAGAAGCGGTCGAGaacgtcgccatcgtcatcgtgtGGGTTGGTGGGGGGGCGGCTGCGAGAGTGGTTGATGGAGTTGAGGACTTTAACCACTTGTTTCCGTGGCTCGATCGGCTGCGAGATGCTTTACCGAAAGATTTGGCGGACGGTCGTGGCCTCAGGCTGCCAACCAGCTCACAGCTCGGAAATTGGCGAGC of the Drechmeria coniospora strain ARSEF 6962 chromosome 01, whole genome shotgun sequence genome contains:
- a CDS encoding T-complex protein 1 subunit alpha yields the protein MASMFEQPRNGTLFLGGQKISGSDIRDQNVLATQAIANVVKSSFGPSGLDKMMVDDIGDVTVTNDGATILSLLDVEDPAGKILVDLAQQQDKEVGDGTTSVVLIAAELLRRGNELMKNRIHPTTIITGYRLALREAVKYLNENISIKVENLGRDSLMNIAKTSMSSKIIGADSDFFASMVVDAMLAVKSTNNRNETKYPVKAINILKAHGKGVRESTLIKGYALNCTVASQAMPTIVKDAKIALLDMNLQKERMKMGVQITVDDPQQLEQIRARESGMVLERVDMILKAGANVILTTKGIDDLCLKMFVERGAMGVRRCKKEDLRRIARATGGTLLSTLSDLNGDEKFDPSYLGHAEEVVQERISDDECILVKGTKAFSSASCILRGPNDFTLDEMERSIHDSLCAVKRTLESGSIVPGGGAVETALHIYLEEFAGTVGSREQLAIGEFAQSLLVIPKTLAVNAAKDSAELVAQLRSRHALSQRTQEGDGSEDEKIIAKKKGYKNYGLDLMRGKVVDELKLGVLEPSMSKVRQLKSAVEACISIMRIDTLIKLDPEQRQDDGHDH
- a CDS encoding ubiquinol-cytochrome c reductase iron-sulfur subunit; the protein is MTMATFSTASRVCLRSAVRQPIVPAVRSLSTTAVRADNSATTSYTSPFKGSEHKGNKIPDFGKYISKSAPANNKLFSYFMVGAMGALTAAGAKSTVQEFLVSMSASSDVLAMAKVEVDLNAIPEGKNVIIKWRGKPVFIRHRTQSEIDQANAVNVSSLRDPQADDDRVKKPEWLIMLGVCTHLGCVPIGEAGDFGGWFCPCHGSHYDISGRIRKGPAPLNLEIPEYDFPEDGLLIIG